One window of Flavobacteriales bacterium genomic DNA carries:
- a CDS encoding universal stress protein, whose protein sequence is MTHKVTGTKKILVPTDFTKVVDYAMDHAVKLAKTQGGEVYLLHMLSDMDEQEVTQRRLDAEMQRAKAIESSVAVKSLIREGKVYAGIGSAAEEIGAELIIMGTHGMRGMQFITGSRALRVITNSDIPFIVVQERGLKADGYHDIVVPMDLQRETRQKLGLVAGMAAYFKGKVHVIVPKESDEFLHHQLQDNITFAKKYFGERGIAMEAVVADSGSGGFVDAVLAYSEKIDADLIAVMNMVGSNIFGVLGVPYEEKIITNTAMIPVMLLNPANNTAGTTGWSFQ, encoded by the coding sequence ATGACACACAAAGTCACTGGGACGAAGAAAATATTGGTCCCGACCGATTTCACCAAAGTGGTGGACTATGCGATGGACCACGCTGTTAAACTGGCGAAGACCCAAGGCGGCGAAGTGTATTTGTTGCATATGCTCTCAGACATGGACGAGCAGGAAGTGACGCAGCGCAGATTGGATGCCGAGATGCAACGGGCCAAGGCCATCGAAAGCTCCGTTGCGGTGAAATCCCTGATCAGGGAAGGGAAGGTCTATGCGGGGATCGGTTCGGCCGCGGAAGAGATCGGGGCGGAGCTCATCATTATGGGCACCCACGGAATGCGGGGGATGCAGTTCATCACCGGAAGCCGTGCTCTACGGGTGATCACCAACAGCGATATCCCCTTTATCGTGGTGCAAGAGCGCGGCCTGAAGGCGGACGGTTACCATGACATCGTGGTGCCGATGGACCTCCAGCGCGAAACAAGGCAAAAACTTGGCCTAGTGGCCGGCATGGCCGCGTACTTCAAGGGCAAGGTGCATGTGATCGTCCCCAAGGAGTCAGACGAGTTCCTGCATCACCAGCTTCAGGATAATATCACATTTGCGAAAAAATACTTCGGAGAGCGGGGCATCGCCATGGAGGCCGTGGTCGCTGATTCCGGGAGCGGAGGTTTCGTGGATGCGGTGTTGGCCTATTCCGAAAAGATCGACGCCGACCTGATCGCCGTGATGAACATGGTGGGCAGCAATATTTTCGGTGTGCTGGGCGTGCCGTATGAGGAGAAGATCATCACCAATACCGCCATGATCCCTGTGATGCTGCTGAACCCGGCCAATAATACCGCTGGTACCACGGGATGGAGTTTCCAGTGA
- a CDS encoding OmpA family protein, with product MAKQTTHMKIHYFSLLTGSLLSVAAMAQEAGVNLIRNGGFEELTTPVRTWDQLDHASGWSNANIASADLFSKDACPTTVGIPDGEVGTGASAFEGEHFAGFVAYKDDQRHNWKRFLSGKEDPFRPAYQKYSEYLETALDAPLTAGQKYDVTFRVKLANGSDRAVSGIGAYLSPIELKYNHRHFLEEKPQVSTAKIVDNKQDWTVVTGTFTAEGNEKYVVIGAFTNGGFESSKVIDGADNQRAYYYLDGVSLTLHPEDDRDHDGVPDAVDRCPDVPGIEALGGCPDADGDGVADSMDACPDVAGPVEMHGCPDTDGDGIADNLDRCPTVKGVASMQGCPELSEKTKKLFEKALTGIQFDSGRSTIKSSSNSILDQVVDVMTENPSYDLSINGHTDSQGDDAKNQKLSEERAAAVRTYLIGKGVSADRLQSFGHGETMPVEDNATAAGRAKNRRVEFKVTFLK from the coding sequence ATGGCAAAACAAACCACTCATATGAAGATCCACTACTTCAGTCTGCTGACAGGTTCGCTGCTTTCCGTAGCGGCAATGGCCCAAGAGGCCGGTGTGAACCTGATCAGGAACGGAGGATTCGAGGAATTGACCACGCCCGTAAGGACTTGGGATCAACTTGACCATGCCTCCGGATGGTCCAACGCGAACATCGCCAGTGCGGACCTGTTCTCCAAGGATGCCTGCCCGACCACCGTGGGCATTCCGGACGGCGAAGTGGGCACCGGGGCCTCCGCATTTGAAGGCGAGCACTTCGCCGGCTTCGTCGCCTACAAGGATGACCAGCGCCACAATTGGAAGCGGTTCCTGAGCGGTAAGGAGGACCCCTTCCGCCCGGCCTATCAGAAGTACTCCGAATACTTGGAGACCGCCTTGGACGCCCCATTGACCGCTGGGCAGAAGTATGATGTCACCTTTCGGGTGAAGCTCGCCAATGGCAGCGACCGTGCCGTCAGTGGTATCGGCGCTTACCTCTCACCGATCGAGCTGAAATACAACCACCGCCATTTCCTGGAGGAAAAACCTCAGGTGTCCACCGCCAAGATCGTGGACAACAAGCAGGATTGGACCGTGGTCACCGGCACGTTCACGGCGGAGGGAAATGAGAAGTACGTGGTGATCGGCGCCTTCACCAACGGAGGGTTTGAATCCTCCAAGGTCATTGATGGCGCGGACAACCAGCGTGCGTATTACTACCTCGATGGTGTGAGCCTTACGCTGCATCCGGAGGATGACCGCGATCACGACGGCGTGCCGGACGCGGTCGACCGCTGCCCCGATGTGCCCGGTATCGAGGCATTGGGCGGTTGCCCGGATGCTGACGGCGACGGTGTGGCCGATTCCATGGACGCCTGCCCCGATGTGGCCGGACCGGTGGAAATGCACGGTTGCCCCGACACTGACGGCGACGGTATCGCCGACAACCTCGACCGCTGCCCGACCGTGAAAGGCGTGGCCAGTATGCAGGGCTGCCCGGAACTTTCCGAGAAGACCAAGAAGCTCTTTGAAAAAGCCCTTACCGGCATCCAGTTCGATTCCGGCAGGAGCACCATCAAGAGCTCAAGTAATAGCATTCTCGACCAAGTGGTGGACGTGATGACGGAAAACCCCAGCTATGACCTGTCGATCAACGGACATACCGACAGCCAGGGCGATGATGCCAAGAACCAAAAGTTGAGCGAGGAGCGCGCTGCCGCTGTGCGCACGTACCTCATTGGCAAGGGTGTCAGTGCGGACCGCCTCCAGAGCTTCGGCCATGGCGAGACCATGCCCGTTGAGGACAATGCCACCGCCGCTGGCAGGGCCAAGAACCGCCGTGTGGAGTTCAAAGTGACTTTCCTGAAGTAG
- the msrA gene encoding peptide-methionine (S)-S-oxide reductase MsrA gives MFDPARPENPTATAVFGTGCFWCSEAVFTALKGVQKVTPGYMGGSKLDPTYKEVCSGSTGHAEVSRIVFDPAVITFDELLHVFWKTHDPTSLNRQGGDVGTQYRSVIFCTDADQQAKAEEQRKHLDQSGAWDRPIVTEIVPVSDFYAAENYHHDYFANNPDQGYCQMVIRPKLEKFRSAFKDKLK, from the coding sequence ATGTTCGATCCCGCACGACCTGAAAACCCGACCGCGACCGCCGTGTTCGGAACCGGCTGCTTCTGGTGCTCCGAAGCGGTGTTCACCGCATTGAAGGGCGTCCAGAAGGTGACGCCCGGCTACATGGGCGGGTCCAAGCTGGATCCCACCTACAAGGAAGTCTGCTCCGGCAGCACGGGGCACGCGGAGGTGTCCCGCATCGTCTTCGATCCCGCTGTGATCACATTCGACGAGCTGCTGCACGTCTTCTGGAAAACACACGACCCCACTTCGCTCAACCGGCAGGGCGGAGACGTGGGCACCCAGTACCGCTCCGTCATTTTCTGCACGGACGCCGATCAACAGGCCAAAGCGGAGGAACAGCGCAAACATCTGGACCAAAGCGGCGCATGGGACCGGCCTATCGTCACGGAGATCGTGCCGGTTTCCGATTTTTATGCGGCGGAGAATTATCACCACGATTACTTTGCGAACAACCCGGACCAAGGCTATTGCCAAATGGTCATCAGGCCCAAATTGGAGAAGTTCCGGTCCGCGTTCAAAGACAAATTGAAATGA
- a CDS encoding type B 50S ribosomal protein L31, translating to MKQGIHPENYRIVIFKDMSNDDMFLGKSCANTKDTMKWEDGNEYPLVKLDISSSSHPYYTGKMMLIDTAGRVDKFKKRFAKHAEMKNAAPAAPEAKEEKKEGGEEAAQ from the coding sequence ATGAAACAAGGCATCCATCCCGAGAATTACCGCATCGTCATCTTCAAGGACATGAGCAATGACGACATGTTCCTCGGCAAGAGCTGTGCGAACACCAAGGATACCATGAAGTGGGAGGACGGCAACGAATACCCGCTCGTGAAGCTCGACATCAGCAGCAGCTCCCACCCATACTACACCGGCAAGATGATGCTCATCGACACCGCCGGCCGCGTGGACAAGTTCAAGAAGCGCTTCGCCAAGCATGCCGAAATGAAGAACGCCGCTCCCGCCGCCCCCGAGGCGAAGGAGGAGAAGAAGGAAGGCGGCGAGGAAGCTGCCCAGTAA